The DNA sequence TCGGTAGATATTATTAAAACAGGAGGATACAAAGTATCTGCTTTAGAAATAGAGGAAGTATTACGCACCCACCCACAAATAAAAGATTGTGCGGTAGTAGGGGTAAAAGATGAGCATTGGGGAGAAAGGGTTTGTGTCGCTATTATTCCTATCCAAGAGGATAAGCTAACTTTAGACAATTTAAGACAATGGGCAAAAGAAAAATTGGCTGTATATAAGATTCCCTCTAAAATGTTGATGGTTGATAATTTTCCCCGTAATGCTATGGGCAAGGTAATGAAGCCTAAAGTCATAGATTTATTTCTTCAAGAGGAAAATTAATTAGAAGTTTAAGAAATAGGGAAATAGGCAATATATAACCTCAGTTTGGTTTAAGAATATCGGGTAAGGATAGGTTTCAGGTGTTGGGGATTGGGGAGAAACGAGAAACGAGAGAGGAGTTAGGAGTTATTAATTCTTAATTCTTAAACCATTGCCTATTGCCTATTCCCTATTGCCTATTGCCTATTTACCTTTGCCTCTTGCTCTTTTCACCATCACTCATAGATGAAAATTTACCCTAACTCAGGTTCGCTTACTGAGTATCTCTGAACTGTGTTAACTTTTGGTTGACATTACTTGTTTTTACTTATAGATTGTCAACTTTTTGTTGATATTCATACAGCATTTTATTTCTAACAAATCATTCCTGATTGCTATATATGATAGATAAAGTTTATTAATAATTGATTGTAAATGTTAGATCTTGAAAAAACCCTTGAGAATCTCGATATTAATGCAGACTGGATCGGATTAAGACAAGTTTGCGAAACTACAACTCATCGTATTTTCCGTGATGGCAAACCCCAAAGTAATGGCAGAAAAATAAATCATGGAGTAATGGTGGAAGTAATGGTTAATGGGCAAATAGGCTATTGTGCTACTAATCATTTGAATCAATCTGCAATTCAACGGGCGGCGGAAATTGCTCAACAACAAGCCGAAAAAGCGAGTAAATGGAGTATTTTTAAATTTAATACGGATATTAGACCTTCCGCAAAGGGAAGTTATCAATCCCCTATTACCGAGTCTGCTAATTTAGTCCATCCCCAAGAGTTAAATGATTTATTAGTCCAAATTTGTCATCGTCTTCGGGTGTCGGATAAGGTGGTTAAAGCTACAGCTATGGCTGGAATTAGTGATATTTCCTCTCATTTTGTTAGTAGTAATGGAGCGAATATTCAACAGCAATTTTCCCTTGTGGAAACTGATTATGCTGCGATCGCACAAGATGGTAATATTGTTCAAAAAAGAAGTGATAACGGAATGTTAGCTAGATGTTATCAAGCAGGAAAAGAAGTCTTTAACCCTGAAATTACCCTTAATCGTGTGCAACAAATAGGAGAAGAAGCGGTAGAGTTAGTTTTTGCCCAAGACTGTCCGAACATGACTACTACCCTTGTTTTAGCACCAGATCAAATGATGTTGCAAATTCATGAAAGTGTAGGTCATCCTTTGGAAATCGATCGCATCTTAGGAGACGAACGTAATTACGCAGGAAGTAGCTTTGTTAAATTATCAGATTTTGGTACACTTGCCTATGGTTCGCCCTTGATGAATATTACCTTTGATCCTACTGTTAAAGGGGAATTTGCCAGTTATGGTTACGATGATGCAGGGCTAAAAGCAGAAAAACAATACTTAATTAAGGATGGTATCTTACTTAGGGGATTAGGTAGTCTTGAAAGTCAACAGAGGTCAAATATTCAAGGAGTGGCCAATTTTCGCTCTTCCTCTTGGAATCGTCCTTCCATTGATCGCATGGCTAATTTAAACTTAGAATCAGGTAATAGTAGTTTCCATGAGATTATTAGCGCGATCGAATTTGGAGTTTATATGAAATCTAACCGCTCATGGTCTATTGATGACTACCGCAACAAATTTCAATTCGGTTGTGAATATGCCCAATTAATCGAAAACGGTAAAATTACTAAAACCCTGAGAAATCCTAACTATCGAGGAGTAACCCAACATTTCTGGCACAATCTCATTTATGTAGGCGATGAATCCACCAGAGAATTTTATGGAACTCCCTACTGTGGTAAAGGAGAACCAAATCAAGCCATTAGAGTTGGCCATGCCTCTCCCGTGTGTGCCTTTAAAGATATTCAAGTATTTGGTTGCTAGGATTTCAGAAAGAGGTGTCAGGTTTCAGGTTTTAGGGGGGAATTTTTTTTAATCTTAACTCCTAACTCCTAACTCCTAACTCAAATGGATTGCCCTTTGCCCTTTGTTTGTAAAAGAACTATAAAACCTTGAGTAAGGCTTCTCCCATACCTTGACAACCTACCGCCTGACAACCTTCAGACATAATATCTCCCGTGCGATAGCCTAAATCTAAAACTTTTAAGACAGCTTGTTCAATTTTATCCGCCGCCAATGGTTCATTTAAACCATAACGAAGCATCATAGCCGCACTTAAAACTTGTGCCAGAGGGTTAGCTTTATCTTGTCCTGCAATATCAGGGGCTGAACCGTGTACAGGCTCAAATAAACCGGGGCGATCGCTTCCTAAACTTGCTGATGGTAACATACCAATACTACCAGTTAACATGGCCGCCGCATCAGAGAGAATATCCCCAAATAAATTACCTGTAACAATAGTGTCAAATTGCTTAGGATTGCGAACTAACTGCATGGCCGCATTATCCACATACATATGTGTTAGTTCCACATCAGGATATTGATTGGCCATAGCATTGAGGCGATCGCGCCATAATTGAGAAACATCTAGTACATTAGCTTTATCTACAGAACACAATTTTCCTGTTCGTTTTTGGGCAGTTTCAAAAGCTACTTTAGCGATGCGATCGATTTCTGATACAGTATAAGCCATAGTATTTACCCCTCTTTTTTCTCCTGTTTCCGAGGTAAAAATACCCTTGGGTTGACCAAAGTAAATACCACCTGTCAACTCACGCACTACCATAATGTCAACCCCTTCCACTACCTCTTTTTTCAAACTAGAAGCATCAATTAGTTGAGGTAAGATAGTCGCAGGACGTAAATTAGCAAATAATCCTAAAGCCGCTCTGATACCTAAAAGTCCCGTTTCAGGACGCTTTTCCCTTGGTAAATTGTCCCATTTATAACCCCCAATAGCCGCTAATAAAACCGCATCACTCTGACGACATTTTTCAACAGTTTCAGCAGGTAAAGGAGTATCTGTTGCATCGATTGCCGCCCCACCAATTAAAGCCTCTTGAAATGAAAATTCTAAATCACATTGTTGAGCAATTACTTTTAAAACATCAACGGTGACTGCCATAATTTCAGGACCAATACCATCACCTGGTAATAGAGTAATAGAATATTTATTCGTCATTATCAATAAAAGTTTAGTATAGACCAACTTTCTATCATACTCTTAAGCTGTTATTTTCTAAAGTCTGAATGTTGACTCAAAACTTTTTCATTCATAGATAGGGGCTTAATCTTATTAACCCCTTACCTGATGAGTCAAATGCTTCTCTTTTCCTCTTTCCTATCCAACGGGTGTAAACTTTTTCAGAAAACTCCCTTAATTTATACTTGATGATGTTCTGCTAATATCTTCTCTAATTTAGCTTCTTCTAATTTACTAATTATTCTCTGAGATTCATGTATATCTCTTTGAGTTTTACTCAAACTAACTGTAGAACTAATAGAAAAAGCCAATCCCATACCTAAATAAGCCTTAATCCATAAATCCACTGGTAAAAAGAAAATTCCAAAGCCCATTCCTCCCACAGAAAGAAAAAAAGATAACCATGTTTGAGCAACCCAAGCATTGCTATGACTTTGATTTACATTATCTTTACTCATCGTTTTATCATCCTAATTAACAATTTATTTAGCACGATTATAAATAGAATAATTTGCTTTTTGTTGATAGTTTGTGACAGTTTTTATAGTGGCTATTTAATTTTTTTTAATAAATTATTGAAGATAAATTATTTGATTATAGTACCTAGAAATAATCTCTAATTTAATGTGTGCAAGTAAGCTATTATGCTAGAAATATCAAAAATCTATCTAAACACTTAGATTTCTTGTCAACTCAAGTATAAATGCTTCAGAAAATTAAACCCAAAATCTGCCCTTACCTTAAACTGCCTGATAGCTGAAACCTCGCTAAATCGAATATTTTTGGGTGATACAAAGGCTGAAAATATTATGTTTTTTCTGACGGATAGACAAAATCGTCAATTAGCTTTAGGGCTAACCCATGAAGAAGTAATAACAGCGATCGCGCAGCGCCACCGAAGGTGATCGCACCTCCCCCAACCCCAACAAGATGCGATCGCTGTTAAGGAAAAATTTGATAAATTTCTCTACGATGTGCAATCCTTTCACAGATAATAATTTTTTGTTTTTTATTAATTGTTAAGCCAATACGATAATCTCCAATTCTAATTTTATATTCAACTTTCCACATTATTTTTGATGACTTCTAAATATTTTAATGCTTCATCTTTTGATAGAGTTTGTTCATCTTCCACTTTTTCTATCAGTTTCCCTAGTCCATAATTTTCTAAAATTTCTTCTATTTGTTCAAATTCGGTAATTGGAATTTGCACGGCTATAGTTTTTTTGTCACTATCTAAAACATAGTTTTTATTAATTTGCAACATTGACGATATTCAAAATTACTAACTTTTTCGTTAAATTATAAACTATTGAATTTATAAATTTTATAACAAAAGCGATCGCGCAGCGCCACCGAAGGTGATCGCACCTCCCCAACAACACCTGAGTTCGATATAAGAAAAATCGTAAAAGTAAGGTGCGGAGGCACGAGAAGCGTGGGCATCTCGACTACGCTCGATAACCAGCATGGGAAGAAAGAGTTTAAAAATGAGTAAAAACAACCATTAAAATTAGTAGATAAGGTCAAAAAATCAATTTTAAATAGTTTTAATTCAATATTTGCTAAGTTTAGCTCCGAACTCCGAACTCCGAACTCCGAACTCAGGTAAAAGTCGATCTATTCTTGATAATGATACCTACAGGAGATAATGGTTAAATAATCGTCATCAATAACATAAACAAGACGATTTGTTTCATCGATACGACGAGACCAAAAACCTGACAAATTTTCTCTCAAAGGTTCGGGTTTACCTATTCCCTCAAAGGGATGAGATAAAGTATCTTGGATAAGTTTGTTAATTCTTTTTAAGGTTTTCTTATCCTGAGATTGCCAATAAAGATAGTCTTTCCATGCTTTACTACCCCAAGCTAATTTACGCATCGATTAAATCGTGTTCTTCTGTTTTACCCTGTTTATATTCTGCGATCGCCTCTTCTAAATGTCTAGCATTAGCTGGAGATTTTAAAAGATAAAATGTTTCCATGAGACTGTCATAATAACTTTTAGACATTAAAACTGCATCCTCTGCATCTCTTCGCACAATTACAGTACAATCTTGATCATTAGCAACAGTATCTAGTATTGATTTAAAGTTTTTTCTTGCTTCAGTAAAATTTACAATATTCATTGTCTTAGTTGTACATTGTTAGGTACATATCCTATTATAATCTGTTTTCTTGTTTGTGTGTGAGATTTTATATCCAATTAAGAACGATCGCGCAGCGCCACCGAAGGTGATCGCACCTCCCCCAATGCCAACAATTATTATTCAATCAAATATTCCGCTCTATTTTTTTATTTTGCTATTTTTGCTTTAGAATTATAAAATAAAGAGATTATAACAAATATAAATCTATGACTTTTAGTGAAGTAGTTGAATCTGTAAAAAAACTTTCTTTTCAAGAGAAAGAAGAATTAAAATCTCTGGTTGAAAAATATTTAGTTGAAGAAAAAAGAGAAGAAATTTATCAACATTACGTCATTAGTCAACAGAGACAAAAAGAAGGTAAATTAACCTTTTCCTCAGATATTGATGAATTAATGAGATCTTTAGAAAATTAATGTTAGAAATAAGTTTTGATGAATCTTTTAAACGAGCTTATAAAAAACAAATAAAAGGTAATATCAATTTAGAACAAAAATTTGAAAGTAAATTAAAATTATTTAGAGATAATCCTTTTGATGTGAGATTAAAAACTCACAAATTATCGGGAAAACTCAAGGATTTATGGAGTTTTAGTATTGAATATTATCAAAGGGTAATTTTGTATTTTGTAGATGAAAATAAAGCGGTTTTTATTGACATTGGTACTCACGATCAGGTTTATTAAAAATAGCTAAAAAGCGATCGCACCCCACACACACCACAAGATGCGATCGCCTTATCATCAGATTGAAAGAAAGTTCGGTTATGCTAGAGAGGTTAATTATTAAGGAATAAGATTAACTATCAGATAATATTAAACTGCTACCTCAAACACAACACATTCCCCATCAGCAATACTAGCATTAGTTGGACTAGAAAGATTAACCTTAATTAATCACATCTCCCGTATAATAAGAGCTTGTTTATAAGCTAAATTATTATAGTTATGCGTTTATCTTCCATGTTATTTGCCACTCTGCGTGAAGATCCTGCGGAGGCGGAAATTAAAAGTCATAAGTTATTATTGAGAGCAGGTTATATTCGTCGTATTGGTAGCGGTGTTTATAGTTATTTACCTTTGATGTGGCGAGTTTTGCAAAAGGTGAGTCAAATTGTGCGGGAAGAAATGAACGCTACAGGGGCACAAGAATGTTTATTACCCCAGATGCAACCTGCGGATTTATGGCAAGAATCAGGGCGTTGGGATACTTATACAAAAGCGGAAGGCATTATGTTTTCCCTTACAGATAGACAAAATCGTCAATTAGCTTTAGGACCTACCCACGAAGAAGTTATAACTGCGATCGCTCGTGATATGGTAAAATCCTATCGGCAATTACCTGTTCATTTATATCAAATTCAGACGAAATTTAGAGACGAAATTCGCCCCCGTTTCGGGTTGATGCGCGGTAGAGAGTTTATTATGAAAGATGGCTATTCTTTCCATACTTCCCCAGAATGCTTGAAAAAGACTTATAATGACATGGATCAAGCCTATAAAAACATCTTTACTCGTTGTGGCTTGAGTTTTCGCCCCGTAGAAGCGGATTCAGGTGCGATCGGCGGTTCTGGTTCTCAGGAATTCATGGTATTAGCCGAAGCTGGAGAGGATGAAATTCTCTACACCGAAGATGGTTTATACTCTGCCAACGTAGAAAAAGCCGTTTCTTTACCTGCGGATAAGGTAACATCCCCCTTTACTAGCTATGAGAAAAAAGCTACTCCTAATACTGAAACTATCGAAAAAGTTTGTAAATTGTTAGAATGTTCTGCAACGAATATTGTTAAAAATGTTCTCTATCAAGCCGTCTATGATTCAGGAAAAACGGTCTTAATTTTAGTCAATATTAGGGGAGATCAAGATGTCAATGAAGTTAAATTAACCAATGAATTAGTAAAATTAGCCCCTAATTATACTGCTAATACTGTACTTAGTTTAACCGTTCCCGATGAGAATGCTCAACAAAAATGGGCAGAAAAACCTTTACCTTTAGGCTATATCGCCCCAGATTTAAGTGATGATTATATTGCTCAAAATAAAGACGTTGCAGGGGAATTTTTACGATTAGCAGATCAAACGGTAGTGGATTTAGAAAACTTTGTTACTGGTGCTAATGAAACAGGGTATCACGTTGTGGGAGCTAATTGGGGGCAACAATTCACCCTACCTAAGTTAACCGTTGACATTCGTAAAGCAAAAGTGGGCGATCGCGCTTTACATAATCCCGAACAAACCTTACAAACCGCTAGAGGTATCGAAGTAGGGCATATTTTCCAACTAGGTACTAAATATTCTGAGGCAATGGGGGCAACCTACACCGCCGAAGACGGCACAGAAAAGCCTTTTGTCATGGGTTGTTATGGTATTGGGGTATCTCGTCTGGCACAGTCTGCCGTGGAACAATCCCACGATAAAGATGGTATAATCTGGCCAGTTGCGATCGCACCTTATCACGCTATAGTCGTTATTCCCAATATCACCGATGAACAACAGGTAAAAATTGCCGAGGAAATCTATCATAATCTGAATCAAGCAGGAGTAGAAACCCTCTTAGACGACAGAGACGAACGAGCAGGGGTAAAATTCAAAGATGCGGATTTGATTGGTATTCCCTA is a window from the Cyanobacterium sp. Dongsha4 genome containing:
- a CDS encoding YiaA/YiaB family inner membrane protein; its protein translation is MSKDNVNQSHSNAWVAQTWLSFFLSVGGMGFGIFFLPVDLWIKAYLGMGLAFSISSTVSLSKTQRDIHESQRIISKLEEAKLEKILAEHHQV
- the proS gene encoding proline--tRNA ligase, with the translated sequence MRLSSMLFATLREDPAEAEIKSHKLLLRAGYIRRIGSGVYSYLPLMWRVLQKVSQIVREEMNATGAQECLLPQMQPADLWQESGRWDTYTKAEGIMFSLTDRQNRQLALGPTHEEVITAIARDMVKSYRQLPVHLYQIQTKFRDEIRPRFGLMRGREFIMKDGYSFHTSPECLKKTYNDMDQAYKNIFTRCGLSFRPVEADSGAIGGSGSQEFMVLAEAGEDEILYTEDGLYSANVEKAVSLPADKVTSPFTSYEKKATPNTETIEKVCKLLECSATNIVKNVLYQAVYDSGKTVLILVNIRGDQDVNEVKLTNELVKLAPNYTANTVLSLTVPDENAQQKWAEKPLPLGYIAPDLSDDYIAQNKDVAGEFLRLADQTVVDLENFVTGANETGYHVVGANWGQQFTLPKLTVDIRKAKVGDRALHNPEQTLQTARGIEVGHIFQLGTKYSEAMGATYTAEDGTEKPFVMGCYGIGVSRLAQSAVEQSHDKDGIIWPVAIAPYHAIVVIPNITDEQQVKIAEEIYHNLNQAGVETLLDDRDERAGVKFKDADLIGIPYRIVTGRSLKDGKVELVERSTKNSQDVLVEEIVKIISEMIKNNS
- the leuB gene encoding 3-isopropylmalate dehydrogenase → MTNKYSITLLPGDGIGPEIMAVTVDVLKVIAQQCDLEFSFQEALIGGAAIDATDTPLPAETVEKCRQSDAVLLAAIGGYKWDNLPREKRPETGLLGIRAALGLFANLRPATILPQLIDASSLKKEVVEGVDIMVVRELTGGIYFGQPKGIFTSETGEKRGVNTMAYTVSEIDRIAKVAFETAQKRTGKLCSVDKANVLDVSQLWRDRLNAMANQYPDVELTHMYVDNAAMQLVRNPKQFDTIVTGNLFGDILSDAAAMLTGSIGMLPSASLGSDRPGLFEPVHGSAPDIAGQDKANPLAQVLSAAMMLRYGLNEPLAADKIEQAVLKVLDLGYRTGDIMSEGCQAVGCQGMGEALLKVL
- a CDS encoding Txe/YoeB family addiction module toxin is translated as MRKLAWGSKAWKDYLYWQSQDKKTLKRINKLIQDTLSHPFEGIGKPEPLRENLSGFWSRRIDETNRLVYVIDDDYLTIISCRYHYQE
- a CDS encoding type II toxin-antitoxin system mRNA interferase toxin, RelE/StbE family, translating into MLEISFDESFKRAYKKQIKGNINLEQKFESKLKLFRDNPFDVRLKTHKLSGKLKDLWSFSIEYYQRVILYFVDENKAVFIDIGTHDQVY
- a CDS encoding TldD/PmbA family protein, with product MLDLEKTLENLDINADWIGLRQVCETTTHRIFRDGKPQSNGRKINHGVMVEVMVNGQIGYCATNHLNQSAIQRAAEIAQQQAEKASKWSIFKFNTDIRPSAKGSYQSPITESANLVHPQELNDLLVQICHRLRVSDKVVKATAMAGISDISSHFVSSNGANIQQQFSLVETDYAAIAQDGNIVQKRSDNGMLARCYQAGKEVFNPEITLNRVQQIGEEAVELVFAQDCPNMTTTLVLAPDQMMLQIHESVGHPLEIDRILGDERNYAGSSFVKLSDFGTLAYGSPLMNITFDPTVKGEFASYGYDDAGLKAEKQYLIKDGILLRGLGSLESQQRSNIQGVANFRSSSWNRPSIDRMANLNLESGNSSFHEIISAIEFGVYMKSNRSWSIDDYRNKFQFGCEYAQLIENGKITKTLRNPNYRGVTQHFWHNLIYVGDESTREFYGTPYCGKGEPNQAIRVGHASPVCAFKDIQVFGC
- a CDS encoding type II toxin-antitoxin system prevent-host-death family antitoxin, encoding MNIVNFTEARKNFKSILDTVANDQDCTVIVRRDAEDAVLMSKSYYDSLMETFYLLKSPANARHLEEAIAEYKQGKTEEHDLIDA